A single region of the Pieris rapae chromosome 21, ilPieRapa1.1, whole genome shotgun sequence genome encodes:
- the LOC110995464 gene encoding beta-1,4-N-acetylgalactosaminyltransferase bre-4 produces the protein MGGAGGGGRAARALRLLLLLVLTLAAVEYLFGSILDASPLRTYLHTPVYNATQSTIKASEKQPWPKLPLQNSTHNTPINTISQNNTLNMTRRNETELSTPILLTKIMEGIKNFVTTEDGVKFSEPAMPLCDAMPADLGPVSVNKTEIELDWVEKKYPQVHRGGRYSPPNCTARHKVAIIVPYRDRQQHLAIFLNHMHPFLMKQQIEYGIFIVEQEGSSDFNRAKLMNVGFAESQKQKAGGWQCFIFHDIDLLPLDSRNLYSCPKQPRHMSASIDKLHFKLPYEDIFGGVSAMTLEQFTKVNGFSNKYWGWGGEDDDMFYRIKKMNYHIARYKMSIARYAMLDHKKSAPNPKRYQLLSQTSKTFQKDGLSTLEYDVVQIVQHHLYTHVLANVDERS, from the exons ATGGGAGGCGCGGGTGGCGGAGGCCGGGCGGCGCGCGCTCTGCGCCTGCTACTTCTCCTGGTGCTGACCCTCGCCGCCGTCGAGTACCTCTTTGGCTCCATACTCGACGCCTCGCCGCTTAGGACCTATCTCCACACACCTGTGTATAACGCTACTCAATCTACGATCAA AGCCAGCGAAAAACAGCCTTGGCCTAAACTACCTCTACAAAACTCAACTCACAATACTCCTATAAATACTATAAGCCAGAACAATACCCTGAATATGACTCGACGAAATGAGACTGAGCTGAGCACACCAATTTTACTCACAAAAATAATGGAAGGCATAAAAAATTTTGTGACTACCGAAGACGGGGTAAAGTTCAGTGAACCGGCGATGCCCCTATGTGACGCGATGCCGGCGGACTTGG gaCCTGTTTCCGTGAACAAAACGGAGATTGAGCTGGATTGGGTGGAGAAGAAATATCCTCAAGTACATAGAGGAGGACGCTACTCCCCACCCAATTGCACGGCCAGGCATAAGGTGGCCATAATTGTGCCATACAG ggATCGCCAACAACATTTGGCGATTTTCCTGAACCACATGCATccttttttaatgaaacaacaAATTGAGTATGGAATTTTTATCGTCGAACAAGAAG GTTCAAGTGACTTCAATCGAGCAAAACTGATGAATGTGGGCTTCGCCGAGAGTCAAAAGCAGAAGGCTGGAGGCTGGCAATGTTTCATCTTTCACGATATCGATTTGTTACCTCTAGACTCAAGAAATCTATACTCATGTCCTAAGCAGCCGAGACACATGTCAGCATCTATAGATAAACTACACTTTAA GTTGCCATATGAAGATATTTTCGGCGGTGTGTCAGCAATGACCTTGGAACAGTTTACCAAGGTTAACGGCTTCTCAAATAAATACTGGGGGTGGGGTGGCGAAGATGACGACATGTTCTACAg AATAAAGAAGATGAACTACCACATAGCGAGGTACAAGATGTCAATAGCTCGTTATGCGATGCTGGATCATAAGAAATCTGCGCCAAATCCTAAgag gtaCCAACTGTTATCGCAGACCAGCAAAACATTCCAGAAAGACGGCTTATCAACTTTAGAATATGATGTAGTGCAGATAGTACAACATCATCTATATACACACGTTTTAGCCAATGTAGACGAACGTAGCTGA